A genomic segment from Syntrophotalea acetylenivorans encodes:
- the prsT gene encoding XrtA/PEP-CTERM system TPR-repeat protein PrsT, with protein MKNLKDLTRLVLVVLLVFSCFGCDSRTKEQLLQEGLELQEQKNFTGAIVLFKNALEKDPNFFEARYQLGLIYSANKQYLKAEKELEKVLLQDPGNGEALLHLADVRLKNNHVDEAVSLLEGYLKEQPSSVRAHVLFGRGMALSGNLDKSEAAYQKALALDNTHHGARNGLARVYGATQRFSAALALLRESVEDDPQNKEAHYLLMQLEGAAGNGDEAIAAGRQLLKAFPGELKATYLLGVLELNRGGADAAKDLAADLAARYPEHPYTIRLQGLVLYAEQKYSEAAEKLQQSLQRMSDLSGKYVLGLAYYKEGQYELALNQFQNALDDQPEHIQARLMVAQTLFRQNRLDDSRVAAELVLKADPKNALAHDIVGSVYLAQGDFDRGMSAIDEAVKLAPDLVDAQLKKGMFHLTQGSFEKAEEPLAEVVRMTPELLNSRLLLASSYLRRQDYVKAIDVLQKGLKGGEEDAVIHNYLAAAYLGQGQTESALVELKKAKESKPNYLSPYINLANHYLTRGELKRAAGEYQAYLQVVPDNLRALLSLGTIQELEKDNQGAEKTFVSAAETGAPEGHIALAMFLGRQGQMQKALDVLQEGLAQQAKHPGLLELKGKMLIRQKQFAEAQEVFQILSEVQPAKGLPLLVATLVQQGHVEQAEKVARQQVERAAGDPQGYLLLAEIYKQEQKFSKGIEVLEQGLAMIKNAPALHMTRAAIYQAWDKKNQALEVYGELRKQYPEYLPATFSLAALHDSRGDKRQALSLYRACLEQDADYLPALNNLAYLYADNYGDLDEALNMAGRALRSQPTNAGIMDTLGYVLLRMERFTEALPYLQKAAQMLPKEPLVKIHLGQAYFGLEQFVEAQKVLQQVQTGRLSETETLQVEKLLQELATKG; from the coding sequence GTGAAAAATTTAAAAGACTTGACCCGATTGGTGTTGGTCGTTCTGCTGGTTTTTTCCTGCTTCGGGTGCGACAGCCGAACCAAAGAGCAACTTTTGCAAGAAGGCCTGGAATTGCAGGAGCAGAAGAATTTTACTGGCGCCATTGTGTTGTTTAAAAATGCATTGGAAAAGGACCCGAATTTTTTCGAGGCTCGCTATCAACTCGGCTTGATTTATTCCGCGAATAAACAGTACCTCAAGGCCGAAAAAGAACTAGAAAAAGTATTGCTGCAGGATCCGGGGAATGGTGAAGCCCTTTTACATTTAGCAGATGTCCGTCTTAAAAATAATCACGTAGACGAGGCTGTTTCTCTGTTGGAAGGTTACTTGAAAGAGCAACCCTCGAGCGTCCGGGCTCACGTGTTGTTTGGAAGAGGGATGGCTTTAAGCGGCAATCTGGATAAATCTGAAGCAGCGTACCAAAAGGCCCTCGCTTTGGATAATACCCACCATGGTGCGCGTAACGGCCTGGCCAGAGTCTATGGTGCCACGCAACGCTTCTCAGCTGCCCTAGCACTACTGCGAGAGTCCGTTGAGGACGACCCGCAGAACAAAGAAGCTCATTATTTACTCATGCAGTTGGAAGGAGCTGCCGGGAATGGCGATGAAGCCATAGCCGCGGGTCGCCAGCTACTCAAGGCGTTCCCCGGTGAACTTAAGGCCACGTATTTACTTGGGGTTCTGGAGCTTAATCGCGGGGGAGCCGATGCTGCGAAGGACCTGGCAGCCGACTTGGCGGCGCGTTACCCTGAACATCCTTATACTATTCGTCTCCAGGGTTTAGTCCTTTATGCGGAACAAAAATATTCCGAGGCTGCTGAGAAATTGCAACAGTCTCTTCAGAGAATGTCTGATCTTTCAGGTAAATACGTGCTCGGGTTGGCTTATTACAAGGAAGGTCAATACGAACTGGCGCTAAATCAGTTTCAAAATGCTCTTGATGACCAGCCTGAACATATCCAGGCACGACTCATGGTCGCACAAACCCTATTTAGACAGAACCGGCTTGACGACAGTCGGGTTGCCGCTGAACTGGTACTCAAAGCTGACCCGAAAAATGCTTTGGCCCACGACATTGTTGGGAGTGTGTATCTTGCCCAAGGCGATTTTGATCGGGGCATGTCTGCAATTGACGAGGCTGTAAAATTAGCCCCTGACCTGGTTGATGCACAGCTTAAGAAAGGCATGTTCCACCTGACCCAGGGAAGCTTTGAAAAGGCTGAAGAGCCTCTGGCAGAGGTGGTGCGCATGACTCCCGAATTGCTGAATTCACGTCTGCTTTTGGCCTCGTCTTATCTGCGGCGGCAGGACTATGTCAAGGCCATCGATGTGCTGCAGAAGGGGTTAAAGGGTGGCGAAGAAGATGCCGTGATTCACAATTACCTGGCTGCGGCCTATCTGGGACAAGGGCAAACGGAGTCAGCCTTGGTTGAGCTAAAAAAAGCCAAGGAAAGTAAACCGAACTATCTGTCGCCTTATATCAATTTGGCCAATCATTATCTTACCCGCGGGGAGCTGAAGCGTGCGGCGGGTGAATACCAGGCATATCTGCAAGTAGTCCCTGACAATCTCAGGGCCTTGCTTTCCTTAGGCACGATCCAGGAATTGGAGAAGGACAATCAAGGTGCTGAAAAGACATTCGTCAGCGCTGCTGAAACCGGCGCACCAGAGGGCCATATTGCTTTAGCGATGTTCCTGGGCCGCCAGGGCCAGATGCAAAAAGCGTTGGATGTTTTGCAGGAGGGGTTGGCGCAGCAAGCGAAGCACCCCGGTTTGCTGGAATTAAAGGGTAAAATGCTGATCAGACAAAAGCAGTTTGCCGAAGCACAAGAAGTTTTTCAGATTCTCTCCGAAGTTCAACCCGCTAAGGGGCTTCCTCTATTGGTCGCAACCCTTGTTCAACAAGGGCATGTTGAACAAGCGGAAAAGGTAGCTCGCCAGCAAGTCGAGCGTGCCGCTGGCGATCCTCAGGGCTATCTGCTACTGGCGGAGATCTATAAACAGGAGCAAAAATTTTCCAAAGGGATCGAGGTCCTGGAACAGGGTCTGGCTATGATAAAAAATGCGCCAGCTTTACACATGACCCGTGCCGCAATTTATCAAGCTTGGGATAAAAAAAACCAGGCTCTCGAGGTTTATGGTGAATTACGCAAGCAGTATCCTGAGTACCTGCCCGCGACTTTCAGCCTGGCCGCCCTGCATGACAGCCGGGGCGACAAGCGGCAGGCTCTGTCCCTGTACCGCGCCTGTCTCGAACAGGATGCCGACTACCTGCCGGCATTGAACAATCTGGCTTATCTGTATGCCGATAACTACGGGGATCTTGATGAAGCGCTGAACATGGCCGGCCGTGCTTTGCGCAGCCAGCCGACGAATGCCGGCATCATGGATACCTTGGGATACGTTTTGCTGCGCATGGAACGGTTCACCGAAGCATTGCCGTATTTACAAAAAGCGGCGCAGATGCTGCCGAAGGAACCTCTGGTTAAGATTCACTTGGGGCAGGCTTACTTTGGTCTCGAGCAATTTGTCGAAGCACAGAAGGTGTTGCAGCAAGTCCAAACCGGCAGGCTGAGCGAAACCGAGACTCTTCAAGTGGAAAAACTGTTGCAAGAATTGGCTACCAAAGGTTAA